The nucleotide window ACATTACTGCCCTGGTTTTATCTATTCTTGTTGCCGGCTTTATCCATGCGTTTATGGAGTGAAGAAAAAAAGCAGGGCACAGAAGAGATATTGCTCACCTTACCATTATCAGATACGCAAGCGGTGTTGGCAAAATTCGCGGCGGCAGCAAGCTTCTTAGGTTTGGTATTACTGTGTTCATTACCCTTTCCAATTACCTTAGCGCAAATGGGCAATTTAGATTGGGGCCCTGTCATTGGTGGTTATGTGGGAGCTTGGCTTTTGGGCTGTAGTTATTTAGCGATCGGTCAGTTTGTTTCGGCTTTAACGAAGAATCAGATTGTAGCTTTCTTGCTGACAATTGGCGTGGCTTTTATCTTGTTGGTAATTGGTATTCCATCATTAGTATCTGGTACCAGTTGGTTTGCCCGGGTTTTGTTTTTACTCTCCACACAGACACATTTCCAAAATTTAGGTAAAGGCGTAATTGATTTGCGCGATGTGGTGTATTATTTATCCCTCTGTAGTATTGGTTTGTTGTTAACCATTACAGTATTACGCAAACAACGCTTTGGTATACAACGCACTACCCAAGTTGCTCTAGTAATAGGTTCGGTAATTTTACTGAATGGTATATTAATGCCAGTGACACTGCGAGCTGATCTAACCCAAACCAAACAATATACTTTAGCTGATGTTTCCAAACAAACGGTCAAAGATTTAACTCAGCCGGTGACGCTAAAGTTATTTTTTACGAGTAAAGTGCCGCAAGATTTATTAGCTCTGCGGCAAGATGTCACAGATATTTTGAATGAATATCATCAAGCTAATTCAAATCAGGTAATAGTAGATATTCAGGAACCAAACGAGACTGATACACAATCTTATGGCATTCCGCAGATTCAATTTAATATCATGGGCAGTGAAAAGTTTGAAGTGTCCACCGGGTACACTGGGTTAGCCATTGTTTATGGTGATAGTTATGAAACTATCCCAGTTATTTCTGATACCACCACACTCGAATATGATATTACGGCGGCCATGCAAAAATTAACCCGTGATAAAACTCCGGAATTGGCTTGGGTGAATGATCATGGGGAAGTGAGTGCTAAAAATCTGCAAAGTTATTTGCGTAAACAATATACCGTTACTCCAACCAAAGCTGCCGATTTAGCTACCACTTCAGCTACTACAGCTGTGTTAGTTGGACCAACAACAGCGTTTACCGATCAAGAACGATATATTGTAGATCAATACATCATGAAGGGTAATAAAGTATTGTTGTTATTACCTGGCGAAACCGTTGATATGCAATATTTATCAGCTAGCGCTAACGCGACTGATTTAGATAAACTCTTAGAAGAATATGG belongs to Patescibacteria group bacterium and includes:
- a CDS encoding Gldg family protein; amino-acid sequence: MPSWFALYRKELVNYFYSLLSYLFIIVFLVVLSWLAWQDLFLVNQATMRSFFTLLPWFYLFLLPALSMRLWSEEKKQGTEEILLTLPLSDTQAVLAKFAAAASFLGLVLLCSLPFPITLAQMGNLDWGPVIGGYVGAWLLGCSYLAIGQFVSALTKNQIVAFLLTIGVAFILLVIGIPSLVSGTSWFARVLFLLSTQTHFQNLGKGVIDLRDVVYYLSLCSIGLLLTITVLRKQRFGIQRTTQVALVIGSVILLNGILMPVTLRADLTQTKQYTLADVSKQTVKDLTQPVTLKLFFTSKVPQDLLALRQDVTDILNEYHQANSNQVIVDIQEPNETDTQSYGIPQIQFNIMGSEKFEVSTGYTGLAIVYGDSYETIPVISDTTTLEYDITAAMQKLTRDKTPELAWVNDHGEVSAKNLQSYLRKQYTVTPTKAADLATTSATTAVLVGPTTAFTDQERYIVDQYIMKGNKVLLLLPGETVDMQYLSASANATDLDKLLEEYGVTVNQDLVADFGSSQTLPFGSNGYTVYQSYPLWPVITADGFNKDSAVTATLQSTTLAWPSSLSVHVANGVTATTLLQTTKQAYSYTGSISVNPNDLTTPNKADLNQKTIGVWLSGHLNSAYPADKLPDGMDASKYVSQTDAGQIIIIADADFVSDNFLQQSLDNATVVVNSIDALSQDTGLMTIRSRAALDRPLKSMTDGEKVVTKYTNIFSGIVIVVLLAGASFYWRRRRDRFAKHLYA